DNA sequence from the Paenibacillus azoreducens genome:
GGGGCTTGCCGCAGGATTCTTGACAGGCGGAATCGGTGCGATAGGCGTAATATTGGCTGCAGTAAATCATAGTATTGTACTTTTGTTCGCATCGCTCCTTATATACGGTGCAGGCACGGCTACAAATTTACTAGCACGTTATGCAGGAACAGATTTAGCTAAACCTACCCAGCGGGCAAAAGCAATTAGTATTTCAATGGTTTCGACTACTTTCGGCGCGGTTGCAGGGCCCAACCTGGTAGAGGTTATGGGACGATTTGCAGCGTCGATTGGGGTTCCAGCCCTTGCGGGTCCGTTTATTTTAGCTGCGGGGGCGTTCCTCCTTGCAGGTATGGTATTTTTTATTTTCCTCCGCCCAGACCCATTCGTCGTAGCGAAAGCGATCTATAAAGCGCAATCAGATCTGGGTCAATCTGCAGCCGCGCAAACAAAATCGCATAAAAATAACAACAGAGGTTTAGTTGTAGGGGCAACCGTAATGATTTTAACTCAAATCGTTATGGTCGCAATTATGACAATGACGCCAATACACATGAAGCACCACGGTCATAGTTTAGGAGATGTAGGATTAGTAATAGGCATTCATATTGGTTTTATGTATTTTCCTTCGCTCATTACAGGCATTCTTGTTGATAAGATCGGCCGTGCTGCCATGTCAATAGCTTCGGGTGGTATTCTACTGCTGGCCGGTATAATTGCAGCTATAGCACCTGCAGATTCCATGTTTATTCTTATCACTGCCCTTGCTTTGTTGGGACTCGGCTGGAACTTTGGCTTAATCAGTGGGACTGCACTTATCGTAGATGCGACCGATCTAGCAACACGTGCAAAAACTCAAGGGACGATAGATGTGTTAATAGCTCTTGCAGGGGCAGCGGGGGGAGCATTATCCGGTATGGTTGTAGCACATTCCAGTTACGCTGCGCTTTCGCTTTCCGGTGGTTGCCTAGCACTTTTACTAATTCCAGTAGTGATATGGTCCCATAAAAAACAAAAAGTAGTGGTTCCCGACAGCATCTCGATAAACTAACGGGAAACAATAACTAAATTTAGGTGTTTAAAGGCAGTCGATTTCTTGTGATCGGCTGCCTTTTCTTTAAGATTATAGAATTTATAAATTTTCTTGCTACGCTGAACAATTCTATAATCGCAAGAAAAACATCCGCTAAATGCGGTCTGTCTTCCTAGAAAGTACGTCGATAGACGTTTTTCTTACTAAACGGCAGTTTTGCGCGGAAGGACTCGTTCGGGAACTCATTGGGGTGACTTAAACAGCTGTTGCTTGATGTCGCCTTGCTAAACAGTCGGCCCCAACAGGCCAGCTATTCTTGGGTTTTTGTTTCAACATCCGGACAGAACCCGGGATTAGCCGAGCGGAGCTGTTCGGTAAATTTCGGATGGAGTTTGGCAAGCTCGGCGAAATAGCTTGAAATAATATGATTCCCACCAAAGGAACCATTCTGAAAATACTGCGACGACAAAGTTGGGACATGGCTATAATAATATCTTTTTTCCCGCTTGGGCAGTTTGTAAACGGTAGGCGGGGCATGTGTCACGACATCAAACAGATTCGCAGCTCGGTAGCTGTTCCGTACATATTTCGAAAAAGCTTTGGCAAAGGCCGGGTCGCCAACGCGAGGTGAACCGAATGTGAAGAGGAATGGGGAGCGGAAGGAGGTATTGGCGGCGACATCGACAACGCATAAGGTTGCGAGTGCGGCACCGAGGCTGTGGCCTGTAATGTATAGCG
Encoded proteins:
- a CDS encoding MFS transporter, with protein sequence MMHEPHNIRGYVDSPDLQRKLYRRSLLIVVISQIFGGAGLAAGVTVGALLAQDMLGTESLTGIPAALLTLGSAAAALLVGRLSQHYGRRLGLAAGFLTGGIGAIGVILAAVNHSIVLLFASLLIYGAGTATNLLARYAGTDLAKPTQRAKAISISMVSTTFGAVAGPNLVEVMGRFAASIGVPALAGPFILAAGAFLLAGMVFFIFLRPDPFVVAKAIYKAQSDLGQSAAAQTKSHKNNNRGLVVGATVMILTQIVMVAIMTMTPIHMKHHGHSLGDVGLVIGIHIGFMYFPSLITGILVDKIGRAAMSIASGGILLLAGIIAAIAPADSMFILITALALLGLGWNFGLISGTALIVDATDLATRAKTQGTIDVLIALAGAAGGALSGMVVAHSSYAALSLSGGCLALLLIPVVIWSHKKQKVVVPDSISIN
- a CDS encoding lipase family protein — translated: MAAVCGQTYDQFTNSDGTFVVPANYTVRDTIEAKSIIHAWERFGFVLESPQEIIIAFRGTISTTNWISDMIASQKNFKYVKDACLTHRGFTDIYSSARSHIISALAKLSANKTLYITGHSLGAALATLCVVDVAANTSFRSPFLFTFGSPRVGDPAFAKAFSKYVRNSYRAANLFDVVTHAPPTVYKLPKREKRYYYSHVPTLSSQYFQNGSFGGNHIISSYFAELAKLHPKFTEQLRSANPGFCPDVETKTQE